One region of Natronorubrum aibiense genomic DNA includes:
- a CDS encoding potassium channel family protein, producing MDPLEGEASSVSVEYEPVSVKDVLVEMKDTSELLIDLSYSAVLHRNEALAHEVLRLEQRMDVLELRARMSLMMAVRKPDDAEELAPVLGIVAAADEISDAAGDIAKIILEEMGLPDAMRAALPEAAETLVRGVVDPGSAYADRTLKDIDLESETGVRVIALRRGDDWLLNPGPETTVEADDVALLRGPDPAIGEVFEELTGKRYETPSIEDPGIEDLERAVDTIIHMKNLSELAVDLAYSSVLFDSAKLAEEVRNLEIEVDALQSRFEAWTLRAAADAEDPVALRGLIRLATSTEEISDAAIDISEGVLRDIDVHPVVQLAVQESDEIITRVEVEPGSELDGTAITNGVPDVESTMSVIAIRRPDEGWLLVADSDADLRGGDVLISKGTRTAAAAFEELSQG from the coding sequence ATGGACCCGCTCGAGGGCGAAGCGTCGTCGGTATCGGTCGAGTACGAGCCCGTCAGTGTCAAGGACGTACTCGTCGAGATGAAAGACACGTCGGAGCTACTGATCGACCTCTCGTACTCGGCAGTCCTCCACCGGAACGAAGCCCTCGCACACGAGGTGCTTCGGCTCGAACAGCGAATGGACGTCCTCGAACTTCGAGCGCGAATGAGCCTCATGATGGCCGTTCGGAAACCCGACGACGCGGAGGAACTCGCCCCCGTGTTGGGGATCGTCGCCGCGGCCGACGAGATCAGCGACGCCGCGGGCGACATCGCGAAGATCATTTTAGAGGAGATGGGGCTGCCGGACGCCATGCGCGCGGCGCTGCCCGAAGCCGCCGAGACGCTCGTTCGCGGCGTCGTCGACCCCGGCTCGGCGTACGCGGATCGAACGCTCAAGGATATCGACCTCGAGTCCGAGACGGGAGTGCGGGTGATTGCCCTTCGACGCGGGGACGACTGGCTGTTGAACCCCGGCCCGGAAACGACGGTCGAGGCGGACGACGTCGCGTTGCTCCGTGGCCCGGATCCGGCGATCGGCGAGGTCTTCGAGGAACTGACCGGCAAACGCTACGAGACGCCAAGCATCGAGGATCCCGGTATCGAGGATTTAGAGCGGGCGGTGGACACGATCATCCACATGAAGAACCTCTCGGAGCTGGCGGTCGATTTGGCCTACAGTAGCGTGTTGTTCGACAGCGCGAAGCTGGCCGAAGAGGTCCGAAACCTCGAGATCGAAGTCGACGCGTTACAGTCGCGGTTCGAAGCGTGGACGCTGCGGGCGGCCGCCGACGCGGAGGACCCGGTCGCCTTGCGCGGACTCATTCGACTGGCGACCAGTACGGAGGAGATCAGCGACGCGGCGATCGATATCAGCGAGGGCGTCCTGCGGGATATCGACGTCCACCCAGTCGTGCAGCTGGCGGTCCAAGAGAGCGACGAGATCATCACGCGCGTCGAGGTCGAACCGGGGAGCGAACTCGACGGGACGGCGATCACGAACGGCGTTCCCGACGTCGAATCGACGATGTCGGTGATCGCCATCCGCCGACCTGACGAGGGCTGGCTGCTCGTGGCCGACTCCGACGCCGATCTTCGGGGTGGCGACGTGCTCATCTCGAAAGGGACGCGAACGGCGGCGGCTGCGTTCGAAGAGCTGTCTCAGGGATGA